In Triticum urartu cultivar G1812 chromosome 6, Tu2.1, whole genome shotgun sequence, the following proteins share a genomic window:
- the LOC125513165 gene encoding protein SAWADEE HOMEODOMAIN HOMOLOG 2-like, translating to MTGQAPSLLFRFTDTEVAKMEEVLRDLNAMPKHPVIQGLTDDLNASPDRSGDGKVPVQYNQVRNWFQNQMSAQSRKMMVPPVAEEHHPVAGSYSGNSSSDGGHVQFEANSARNGAWYDVAAFMSHRFIETRDPEVLVRFTWLGPEEDEWVDVCKCVRVRSLQCVDVLPGDLIMCFKEGKEQARYFDAHVLQVQRRRHDVRGCRCRFLVCYDHDHSEEFVPLSNVCRRSVHQKAQKPHEMMDVNTDKVTGGGVPIPSDQGGSSDKPVAPLLDSPTSTGSNSVADVEAGGMEATPNGDGADEAHGDKIDVGA from the exons ATGACGGGGCAGGCGCCAAGTCTCCTGTTCCGGTTCACCGACACGGAGGTCGCCAAGATGGAGGAGGTCCTCCGTGACCTCAACGCCATGCCCAAGCATCCTGTCATCCAGGGCCTCACCGACGATTTGAACGCCTCCCCGGACCGCTCCGGCGACGGCAAGGTCCCTGTCCAGTACAATCAG GTGAGGAATTGGTTCCAGAACCAGATGTCCGCGCAGTCCAGGAAGATGATGGTCCCCCCAGTGGCCGAGGAACACCACCCAGTGGCCGGATCTTACTCAG GGAATAGTTCTTCGGATGGTGGCCATGTCCAGTTTGAGGCAAATTCAGCAAGAAATGGCGCATG GTACGATGTTGCTGCCTTTATGTCCCACAGGTTCATTGAAACGAGGGACCCG GAAGTACTAGTTCGATTTACTTGGCTTGGACCCGAGGAGGATGAATGGGTTGATGTTTGTAAATGTGTGAGAGTGCGTTCTCTTCAATGTGTTGATGTGCTGCCTGGGGATCTCATTATGTGTTTTAAG GAAGGTAAAGAGCAGGCCCGCTATTTTGATGCACATGTTCTTCAAGTTCAAAGGCGCAGGCATGACGTAAGGGGGTGCCGCTGCAGGTTTCTTGTTTGTTATGATCATGATCACTCTGAG GAGTTTGTTCCACTGAGCAATGTATGCCGTCGATCAGTGCACCAAAAAGCCCAAAAGCCGCACGAGATGATGGATGTCAACACTGACAAGGTGACGGGGGGCGGGGTTCCCATTCCATCAGATCAAGGAGGTTCGTCTGACAAGCCGGTTGCTCCCTTACTTGACTCGCCTACTAGCACTGGCAGCAATTCAGTGGCAGATGTTGAGGCGGGGGGTATGGAGGCTACCCCAAATGGTGATGGTGCAGATGAAGCACATGGCGACAAGATTGATGTGGGAGCGTAG